In Bacillus thuringiensis, the DNA window AAGCATCGCGACAACTAGAATAATCCCTACAGTTTGAAGTGAAGCGACTGTAACCATTGTAAGAAGAATCATTAAGCCATAATGAATCCATTTGTTCGGTAATCCGTAACTTTGCGCCATCGTTGGATCAAAAGTGGATACGAGTAATTCTTTGTAAAACAACATTACAAGCCCGATAATGACCACTCCGATAATAAGTGTCATCCACATATCAGAAGAACGAACTGATAGAACATTCCCGAATAAAATATGATACAAATCTGAACTACTCTTCATAAAAGTAATTAAAATAATCCCTACAGCAAATACAGATGTGAACATAATCCCTATCGCCATATCATGTTTGATTCGACTGTTCTGACTTACAAACCCAATTCCAACCGCAGTAATAACACCAGTTAAAACAGCTCCTATAAAATAGTTCATACCAATCATATAGGAAAGCGCTACTCCAGGAAGAACGGCATGTGAAATCGCATCACCCATTAATGCCATACCTCGTAAAATAATAAAACATCCAATGACACCACAAATAATTCCTACCATAACGGAAGTTAATAACGCCTTCTGCAGAAAACTGTACTGCGTTAATGCATCTATAAATTCTACAACCTTCATGATGAATGTACCCCCGCTGCATGATTAAACAATATTCCTTGATTTACATATGCCTTTGACATAACAGTTGGTTCTAATACTTGTCGTACTTCTCCGTAATGAATTAAGCTTTTATTTAGTAATAGTAATTTATCAAAATACGATTCTGCTTTACTTAAATCATGATGAACAACGACAATCGTTTTTCCTTCTTTACGTAACTCCCTAAGAATTTTAATAATGGTTTCTTCACTTGTTACATCTATTCCAACAAACGGTTCATCTAAGAAGAATATTTCCGCCTTTTGCGCTAAAGCTCTCGCCAAAAAGACACGTTGCTGTTGTCCGCCTGAAAGCTCACCAATTTGACGATTTTTAAACTCTTCCATTCCGACTTTCTTTAGACATTCAAATGCCCAATCCCGCTCCCCTTTCTTCGGTCTTTTCATCATCCCTAAAGATGGATATGTTCCAATTAACACGACATCTAAAACTGTAATCGG includes these proteins:
- a CDS encoding metal ABC transporter permease, producing MKVVEFIDALTQYSFLQKALLTSVMVGIICGVIGCFIILRGMALMGDAISHAVLPGVALSYMIGMNYFIGAVLTGVITAVGIGFVSQNSRIKHDMAIGIMFTSVFAVGIILITFMKSSSDLYHILFGNVLSVRSSDMWMTLIIGVVIIGLVMLFYKELLVSTFDPTMAQSYGLPNKWIHYGLMILLTMVTVASLQTVGIILVVAMLITPAATAYLLTNRLWVMIYLAAGIGALSSVVGLYFSFSYNLASGATIVLAATFLFALAFFFSPSQGLFWRAIKIRKNRAELS
- a CDS encoding metal ABC transporter ATP-binding protein; the protein is MDKAIIVKDLFVSYQGNQVVQNVSFEIEKGKLVGIIGPNGAGKSTLMKAVLDLIPNDKGYVQILGEGIRSVRKSVAYVPQRSDIDWDFPITVLDVVLIGTYPSLGMMKRPKKGERDWAFECLKKVGMEEFKNRQIGELSGGQQQRVFLARALAQKAEIFFLDEPFVGIDVTSEETIIKILRELRKEGKTIVVVHHDLSKAESYFDKLLLLNKSLIHYGEVRQVLEPTVMSKAYVNQGILFNHAAGVHSS